One window of Tepidanaerobacter acetatoxydans Re1 genomic DNA carries:
- the pstA gene encoding phosphate ABC transporter permease PstA yields MKPKTAEKVIKVVLWLSGLLTFSILATILIYIISRGLNKINIEFLTQLPRRMGMEGGIYPAILGTFYFTAVTIFIAAPMGIATAVYLTEYSRQTIWVKAIRFGNDMLSAVPSIVFGLFGFALFVVKLKPITGGWSILSGALTGVFMILPILIRASEEAIKAVPQEYKEGSLALGASKEQTVAHIIIPAAMPGIITGIILGIGRIIGETAAFLLTLGGSVLVPHSIFDPARTLAMHIYLTAMEVGALDAAFGTAAVLIITILILNMITHIVLSRYSRLS; encoded by the coding sequence ATGAAGCCCAAAACTGCTGAAAAAGTTATAAAAGTCGTATTATGGCTAAGCGGTCTTTTGACATTTTCAATCCTTGCGACAATCCTTATTTACATTATTTCTCGCGGACTTAACAAAATCAACATAGAATTTTTAACACAGCTTCCACGTCGGATGGGTATGGAGGGAGGTATTTATCCTGCTATACTCGGAACATTTTATTTTACTGCGGTTACGATTTTCATTGCGGCACCTATGGGGATTGCTACTGCTGTATACTTAACTGAATATTCAAGACAAACTATCTGGGTAAAAGCCATACGTTTCGGAAATGATATGCTGTCGGCCGTTCCGTCTATAGTATTTGGCCTTTTTGGATTTGCATTATTTGTAGTGAAATTGAAGCCTATAACAGGCGGATGGTCAATTCTTTCCGGTGCGCTGACCGGTGTATTTATGATATTACCAATCTTAATAAGAGCAAGCGAGGAAGCTATAAAAGCCGTTCCTCAAGAATATAAGGAGGGAAGCCTTGCTTTAGGAGCAAGTAAAGAGCAGACAGTGGCTCATATAATTATCCCTGCAGCTATGCCCGGGATAATTACAGGTATTATTTTGGGGATAGGTCGAATAATAGGCGAAACAGCTGCCTTTCTTCTAACTCTCGGAGGGTCGGTACTGGTTCCACATTCAATTTTTGATCCTGCTCGAACATTAGCTATGCATATATATCTTACTGCAATGGAGGTTGGAGCATTGGATGCGGCTTTTGGAACGGCAGCAGTGCTGATAATTACTATATTAATATTAAATATGATTACTCATATAGTTTTAAGCAGATATTCAAGGCTTTCATAA
- a CDS encoding response regulator translates to MEITKKAILVVDDEKNIRELVRFNLESRGYKVKEAMDGKEALSIARTDEPLLIILDLMLPKIDGLEVCRILKGDPSTKKIPIIMLTALGDEIDKIVGLELGADDYITKPFSPREMVARVRAVIRRVEDRRKPEEPEHSVNEFNDLVIDEQKHEVLLSGSRLDLTLKEYELLKVFAANPFNVFSREHLLEKVWGYDFMGDTRTVDVHVCNLRRKLEEADDKTGYYIETVRGVGYRFGYRE, encoded by the coding sequence ATGGAAATTACCAAGAAGGCAATCTTAGTTGTTGATGACGAGAAAAATATCCGAGAATTAGTTAGGTTTAATCTTGAAAGCCGGGGCTATAAGGTAAAAGAAGCTATGGACGGCAAGGAAGCTTTAAGCATTGCAAGGACTGATGAACCGCTCTTGATTATTCTTGATCTTATGTTGCCTAAAATTGACGGATTGGAAGTGTGCCGTATTCTAAAGGGTGACCCATCTACCAAAAAAATCCCGATAATAATGCTTACGGCTCTGGGTGACGAAATTGATAAAATCGTTGGCCTAGAATTGGGAGCTGATGATTATATTACAAAACCGTTTAGCCCACGAGAGATGGTAGCAAGAGTGCGAGCAGTCATTCGACGCGTAGAAGACAGGAGAAAGCCTGAAGAGCCTGAGCATTCAGTAAACGAGTTTAATGATCTTGTTATTGATGAACAAAAACATGAAGTTTTGCTTAGCGGTTCAAGATTAGACCTTACATTAAAAGAATATGAGCTGCTAAAAGTTTTTGCTGCCAATCCTTTTAATGTATTTAGCCGTGAGCATCTGCTGGAGAAGGTATGGGGCTACGATTTTATGGGCGATACGCGCACTGTTGATGTTCATGTATGCAATTTGCGCAGAAAGTTAGAAGAAGCCGATGATAAAACAGGATATTACATTGAAACAGTTCGTGGTGTAGGTTATCGCTTCGGGTATAGGGAGTGA
- the pnpS gene encoding two-component system histidine kinase PnpS — MSLLRRNIFITYMIIVFISLSMTGVFTVRAVEQFFTKTTEDMLLTHAKVLRTFLASELEQQESLDETVRALSKDINTRITIVDLKGDVIADTEKNPEELENHKNRQEIRQAYMGKIGKSIRYSSSVKTMMMYVALPVLKNDAIIAVLRLSLPLSKINYLSKSIWGIIFSSTIAGLIIAFFMSTVFSKRVTKPMEEVTQAAKEMAQGNYGMKIPVRASGEIKILAESFNCMSDNLQKTINDLKDGRDKTEAVLSSMAEGLIAVDHNCHIVMMNSAAEKLFKIKKDEFLGRHLLEMLRNKELYDLVNTVLTTSKNLSQELKIITSTEKIFYINISPINKIENSGAVIILRDITDLRKLEKVRTEFVANISHELKTPLTSIAGFVETLLDGAYKSQDHCKYFLGIIKQETDRMTRLINELLYFSHIEKNGTEIIKKPVDMIEVIMKALSILQTAINEKKHKVNLKLPENIAHILSNEDSLLQIMINLLDNAIKYTPEGGTISIMVEETLENVLITVADNGIGIAEDELDRIFERFYRVDRARSGEIGGTGLGLAMVKHLVKGLEGWIKVESELEKGTSFTVYIPKI; from the coding sequence GTGAGTTTGTTGAGGCGAAATATTTTTATAACATATATGATCATCGTATTTATAAGTCTTTCTATGACCGGAGTTTTTACCGTAAGAGCAGTTGAACAATTTTTTACAAAGACTACTGAAGACATGCTTCTAACACATGCAAAAGTTCTGCGGACATTCTTAGCTTCCGAACTAGAACAGCAAGAAAGCCTTGATGAAACAGTGAGGGCATTGAGCAAAGATATTAATACCCGAATAACTATTGTAGATTTAAAGGGCGACGTGATTGCCGACACCGAAAAAAATCCAGAGGAACTGGAGAATCACAAAAATAGGCAAGAGATAAGGCAAGCATATATGGGTAAAATTGGGAAAAGTATACGTTATAGCAGTTCAGTAAAAACTATGATGATGTATGTCGCACTGCCTGTTCTGAAAAACGACGCAATTATTGCTGTCCTGCGTTTGTCTTTACCGCTTTCAAAAATTAATTATCTTTCTAAATCCATATGGGGAATTATTTTTTCTTCAACTATTGCAGGACTGATTATTGCTTTTTTTATGAGTACAGTCTTTTCAAAAAGAGTTACAAAACCTATGGAAGAAGTAACTCAAGCTGCTAAAGAGATGGCTCAAGGGAATTATGGCATGAAAATACCTGTCAGAGCTTCCGGAGAAATAAAAATACTTGCCGAGTCTTTTAATTGCATGTCAGATAATTTGCAAAAAACAATTAATGACTTAAAAGACGGAAGGGATAAGACTGAGGCAGTCTTAAGCAGCATGGCTGAAGGCCTAATTGCGGTGGACCATAACTGCCATATAGTTATGATGAATTCGGCGGCTGAAAAGCTTTTTAAAATAAAAAAAGACGAATTTTTGGGCAGACATCTCTTAGAAATGCTGAGAAATAAAGAGCTGTATGATTTGGTTAATACTGTTTTAACAACTTCTAAAAATCTAAGTCAGGAACTTAAAATTATTACATCAACAGAGAAAATATTTTATATAAATATCTCGCCGATAAATAAGATAGAAAACTCTGGAGCAGTGATAATACTAAGGGATATTACAGATTTAAGGAAATTAGAAAAAGTTAGGACAGAGTTTGTTGCAAATATATCCCATGAATTAAAGACACCGCTGACTTCTATTGCAGGTTTTGTTGAGACACTGCTGGATGGTGCGTATAAAAGCCAGGATCACTGTAAATATTTTTTAGGTATTATAAAACAAGAGACTGATCGAATGACGCGGCTGATTAATGAACTGCTTTACTTTTCTCATATAGAAAAAAATGGCACTGAGATTATTAAAAAACCGGTTGATATGATCGAAGTTATAATGAAAGCACTAAGTATTTTGCAAACGGCAATAAATGAGAAAAAACACAAAGTAAATCTAAAATTACCTGAGAATATCGCACATATCTTGAGTAATGAGGACAGCCTTCTTCAAATTATGATAAATCTTTTGGATAATGCAATAAAGTATACACCTGAGGGTGGCACAATTAGCATCATGGTTGAGGAAACTTTAGAAAATGTATTGATTACTGTTGCTGATAATGGCATCGGTATTGCCGAGGACGAGCTTGATCGGATATTCGAGCGTTTTTATAGGGTAGATCGGGCAAGGTCGGGTGAAATAGGTGGTACGGGGTTGGGGCTTGCTATGGTAAAACATCTGGTTAAAGGCTTGGAAGGTTGGATTAAAGTGGAAAGTGAGCTTGAGAAGGGAACTTCGTTTACCGTTTATATACCAAAGATTTAG
- the pstB gene encoding phosphate ABC transporter ATP-binding protein PstB produces MVNKFKAENLNFYYGENHVLKNINMAIQSSQVTSLIGPSGCGKTTFLRNLNRMNDLIEEARAEGRIFLDNENILLPTTDVVELRKRVGMVFQKPNPFPMNIYDNIAYGPRIHGIRNKTEIDNIVERSLKAVGLWNEVKDRLKDLALGLSGGQQQRLCIARVLAVEPEVLLMDEPCSALDPISTMKVEELILDLKQQYTIVVVTHNMQQAARISDYTAFFLSGELVELGPTVEMFHTPKDKRTEDYITGRFG; encoded by the coding sequence ATGGTAAATAAGTTTAAGGCAGAAAATCTCAATTTTTACTATGGAGAAAATCATGTACTTAAAAATATTAATATGGCTATACAAAGCAGTCAGGTGACTTCGCTGATAGGTCCTTCGGGCTGCGGTAAAACTACTTTTTTAAGGAATCTAAATCGCATGAACGATCTTATAGAGGAAGCTCGAGCTGAAGGCAGAATCTTTCTTGACAACGAGAATATTCTGTTGCCGACTACCGATGTTGTGGAATTGCGAAAAAGGGTAGGGATGGTGTTTCAAAAACCAAATCCTTTTCCTATGAACATATATGACAATATAGCTTATGGGCCCAGAATCCACGGTATACGAAATAAAACAGAAATTGACAATATTGTAGAGCGAAGCTTAAAGGCGGTGGGCCTGTGGAATGAAGTAAAGGATAGGCTGAAGGACTTAGCGTTAGGTCTATCCGGCGGTCAGCAGCAAAGGTTGTGTATAGCTCGAGTCCTTGCCGTTGAGCCTGAAGTACTATTGATGGATGAACCCTGCTCAGCCTTAGATCCAATTTCTACAATGAAGGTTGAAGAACTTATTTTAGATTTAAAGCAGCAGTATACTATAGTTGTAGTTACTCATAATATGCAGCAGGCCGCAAGAATTTCCGACTACACTGCTTTCTTTTTGAGCGGTGAACTGGTAGAACTTGGGCCTACCGTGGAAATGTTTCATACGCCTAAGGACAAACGCACGGAAGATTACATTACCGGAAGATTTGGCTAG
- the phoU gene encoding phosphate signaling complex protein PhoU produces the protein MSAPRQWFDKDLDELNQEILKMGGIIEQQIYDAVESLISKDLGLAETVINRDDQVDELQQIIEDKCIRLVIRQQPMAKDMRAVFAGIKLVTDLERISDTAVNISRIAKRIIDEQYIKPLIDIPRMAKVAQDIVRVALDSFVRRDINMAKSLFNMEEEIDHLYAQIFRELLVIMMENPKTISQATQLLMVARHLERIGDHSTNIGEMVVYLETGKRIKLND, from the coding sequence ATGTCAGCTCCCAGGCAGTGGTTTGATAAAGATTTAGATGAGCTTAATCAAGAGATATTGAAAATGGGAGGAATCATTGAGCAACAAATATATGATGCTGTCGAGTCTTTAATAAGCAAGGATTTAGGCTTGGCCGAAACCGTTATTAATCGAGATGACCAGGTAGACGAACTTCAACAAATAATAGAAGATAAGTGTATCAGACTTGTGATTCGACAGCAACCAATGGCTAAGGATATGCGTGCTGTTTTTGCCGGAATAAAATTGGTTACGGATTTGGAACGAATTTCGGATACGGCCGTAAACATTTCCAGAATTGCAAAACGAATTATTGATGAGCAGTATATAAAGCCGCTCATTGATATCCCTCGTATGGCAAAGGTTGCACAAGATATAGTAAGGGTTGCGCTAGATTCGTTTGTAAGAAGAGATATAAACATGGCAAAAAGTTTGTTTAATATGGAAGAGGAGATTGACCATCTCTATGCTCAGATTTTTAGGGAACTGCTTGTTATTATGATGGAAAATCCTAAGACTATATCTCAAGCCACGCAACTTTTAATGGTAGCAAGGCATTTAGAAAGAATAGGAGATCATAGCACCAATATCGGTGAAATGGTGGTTTACTTGGAAACCGGGAAAAGAATAAAATTAAATGATTAG
- the fsa gene encoding fructose-6-phosphate aldolase, producing the protein MKFFLDTANVDEIREAAATGIICGITTNPTLIAKEGRDFKETIIEITSIVDGPISAEVISLEAEGMVREAEDIAAWHPNIVIKIPMTWEGLKAVNVLSKKNIKTNVTLVFNPNQALAAARAGATYVSPFVGRFTDITQDGIALVSDIAEIFSLHDISTQIIAASIRTPMDVFESARAGADIATVPYKVLMQMIKHPLTDIGIERFLADWESVPKK; encoded by the coding sequence ATGAAATTTTTTCTTGACACCGCTAATGTTGATGAGATCCGTGAAGCAGCCGCTACGGGGATTATTTGTGGCATTACCACAAACCCGACTTTGATAGCCAAAGAAGGCAGGGATTTTAAAGAAACTATTATAGAAATCACTTCAATAGTTGACGGTCCAATCAGTGCCGAGGTAATAAGCCTTGAAGCGGAGGGTATGGTCAGGGAAGCTGAGGATATAGCTGCTTGGCATCCAAATATCGTTATAAAAATACCAATGACATGGGAGGGACTCAAAGCAGTAAACGTACTTAGTAAAAAAAACATCAAGACAAATGTAACGCTGGTGTTTAATCCAAACCAGGCACTGGCAGCGGCACGAGCCGGAGCTACATATGTAAGTCCTTTCGTAGGAAGATTTACTGATATCACTCAAGACGGAATTGCTTTGGTTTCAGACATTGCCGAGATATTCAGCTTGCACGATATTTCAACACAAATTATTGCGGCCAGTATCAGGACACCTATGGATGTATTTGAGTCAGCCAGAGCCGGTGCAGATATTGCAACTGTTCCGTATAAAGTGCTTATGCAGATGATAAAACATCCACTGACAGATATTGGTATTGAGAGATTTCTGGCTGATTGGGAAAGTGTTCCAAAGAAATAA
- a CDS encoding PTS glucitol/sorbitol transporter subunit IIA, which yields MKKYEVTVTNIGEMAQKFFGQKIIVLFSKKEMPLEMQDISIMHSGGELAEDVKTGDKLYLGSRAYIVTAVGEKANNNLRLMGHVCLKFDGKSTSEMPGDIHLKGNEPLAIDIGEKIIIENAQ from the coding sequence ATGAAAAAATATGAAGTTACTGTAACAAATATCGGTGAAATGGCACAAAAGTTCTTTGGTCAAAAAATAATTGTGTTATTTTCAAAAAAAGAGATGCCGTTGGAAATGCAAGATATTTCTATAATGCACAGCGGCGGCGAGCTGGCAGAGGATGTTAAAACAGGTGACAAACTTTACCTTGGAAGCAGGGCCTACATTGTTACAGCTGTCGGAGAGAAAGCTAATAATAATTTAAGGTTAATGGGTCATGTATGTCTTAAATTTGATGGCAAGTCGACATCTGAAATGCCCGGCGATATTCATTTAAAGGGTAATGAGCCACTAGCCATAGATATAGGTGAAAAAATCATCATTGAAAATGCCCAGTAA
- a CDS encoding NAD(P)H-dependent oxidoreductase, with protein MLNINTRLRKLDESGEKINVGLVGVGQMGRGIVTQVLKMKGMNIPIIANRTVDKAKEALRAAGVDCKDIYVTNTVSEAEKAIKSGKYVVTEDFEVVAKALPVDVVIEATGVPEVGANAALKAIYNGKHIVMLNVETDVTVGPVLKQMADSAGVVYTVSAGDEPGAIKELYDFADAVGFNVVAVGKGKNNPLNREANPDTMRQEADAKGINPRMLTSFVDATNTMIELTAVSNSTGFVPSQRGLIGPYATLKDIPKLFSLKEQGGLLDKHGVVDYAFGIAPGVFVVINSDYPVTKEIMSYISMGDGPNYVLYRPYHLVCIETPLSAARAFLYGEPTISPAGAPVSETVAVAKKDLKAGESLDGIGGYTVYGIIDTAENARKQNALPIGLINDKTVLKTDVKKGETICYDMVNLDDDSIVLQLRRIQDKFFKN; from the coding sequence ATGCTAAATATAAATACAAGACTTAGAAAGCTTGACGAAAGCGGAGAAAAGATCAATGTCGGCCTTGTTGGTGTTGGTCAAATGGGTCGCGGAATTGTAACTCAGGTGTTAAAAATGAAAGGTATGAATATACCTATTATAGCCAACAGAACCGTAGATAAAGCAAAAGAAGCCCTTCGGGCCGCAGGCGTTGATTGTAAAGATATTTATGTAACCAATACTGTGTCTGAAGCTGAAAAAGCCATAAAAAGCGGTAAATATGTAGTAACTGAGGACTTTGAAGTTGTGGCAAAGGCTTTACCGGTGGATGTAGTTATTGAAGCTACAGGTGTACCGGAGGTAGGAGCTAATGCCGCTTTAAAAGCAATATATAATGGGAAACATATTGTTATGCTCAATGTAGAAACAGATGTGACGGTAGGACCGGTGCTTAAACAAATGGCAGATAGTGCAGGGGTCGTATATACTGTGTCTGCAGGAGATGAACCAGGTGCCATCAAAGAGCTTTATGACTTTGCGGATGCTGTAGGTTTTAATGTGGTTGCCGTAGGCAAAGGTAAAAATAATCCGCTAAATCGAGAGGCAAATCCCGATACAATGAGGCAAGAAGCCGATGCAAAGGGTATTAACCCGCGCATGCTCACGTCTTTTGTTGATGCCACAAATACAATGATTGAGTTGACTGCGGTATCTAATTCTACGGGTTTTGTTCCATCTCAGAGAGGTTTAATCGGACCTTATGCTACCTTAAAAGATATTCCAAAACTTTTTAGCTTAAAGGAGCAAGGCGGATTACTAGACAAGCATGGTGTAGTAGATTATGCATTTGGTATAGCTCCGGGAGTTTTTGTAGTTATTAATTCAGACTATCCGGTAACAAAGGAGATTATGTCTTATATTTCGATGGGTGATGGCCCCAATTATGTTTTATATAGGCCATACCATTTAGTGTGTATTGAAACACCGCTTTCGGCGGCCAGGGCATTTTTGTATGGTGAACCAACAATTTCTCCGGCAGGTGCACCGGTTTCGGAAACGGTTGCGGTAGCCAAGAAGGATTTAAAAGCAGGAGAGTCTTTGGACGGAATTGGTGGATACACGGTTTATGGTATTATTGATACGGCAGAAAATGCACGCAAGCAAAATGCACTTCCTATTGGCTTGATAAACGATAAGACGGTTCTTAAAACCGACGTAAAAAAGGGAGAAACCATATGTTATGATATGGTAAATTTAGATGATGACTCCATTGTTTTGCAGTTAAGGCGGATACAGGATAAATTTTTTAAAAATTAA
- the ptsP gene encoding phosphoenolpyruvate--protein phosphotransferase, with protein MIKGIAASPGIEIGKAHVIKPQEVVINTASITREAVDEEIKKLEEAICASKLQLEQIKQKTEKELSRDKAEIFDAHLMILEDPVFLDEIKSKIKTELITADNATAQVVKKYIETFEDMKNAYMKERSVDIKDVGSRIIKNVLGITSDSFSFTERVIIIARDLTPSDTAQMDKDKVLAFATDMGGRTSHTAIMARSLEIPAVVGLKNITDKVKDGDIVVIDGNDGIVYINPDDSILQKYKKLKQDYLEYRKKLKELKELPAETSDKLRKVEISANIGTPKDVKGAIENGAEGVGLYRTEFLYMDRETLPTEEEQFNAYREVIEKMAPRPIIIRTLDIGGDKKLTYLDMPEELNPFLGWRAIRMCLDRPSILKTQLRAILRASAYGNAKIMYPMVSGTEEVRRANAILNEAKQELKAEGIPFDENLEVGIMVEIPSAAITADILAKEVDFFSIGTNDLIQYTLAVDRMNEHISYLYEPLHPAVLRLIKNVIDASHKAGKWTGMCGEMAGDTSATAILLGMGLDEFSMSASSIPQVKKIIRSLTYDEAKQIAEKALSMNEADEIRNMVNKALAKII; from the coding sequence ATGATAAAGGGAATTGCTGCATCACCTGGAATCGAAATAGGAAAGGCTCATGTCATAAAACCTCAAGAGGTTGTGATTAATACCGCATCTATTACAAGAGAAGCTGTAGATGAGGAAATAAAGAAGCTGGAAGAGGCCATTTGTGCGTCAAAATTGCAGCTTGAGCAAATTAAGCAAAAGACGGAAAAAGAATTGAGCCGAGATAAGGCTGAAATTTTTGATGCTCACCTTATGATACTTGAAGATCCGGTTTTTTTAGATGAGATAAAATCTAAAATAAAAACTGAGTTGATTACTGCAGACAATGCAACAGCCCAAGTTGTAAAAAAGTATATAGAGACTTTTGAAGATATGAAAAATGCATATATGAAAGAAAGATCCGTTGATATCAAAGATGTTGGATCAAGAATAATAAAAAATGTTTTGGGTATTACTTCCGACAGTTTTAGTTTTACCGAAAGGGTTATTATTATAGCAAGGGATTTAACACCTTCTGATACGGCTCAAATGGACAAGGATAAGGTTTTAGCCTTTGCAACTGATATGGGCGGCCGTACATCCCATACCGCTATAATGGCAAGGTCCCTTGAAATACCTGCGGTAGTCGGCTTGAAAAATATAACGGACAAAGTTAAAGATGGAGATATTGTTGTCATAGACGGCAATGACGGAATTGTCTATATAAACCCAGATGATTCCATTTTGCAAAAATATAAGAAGCTGAAACAGGATTACCTCGAATACCGTAAAAAATTAAAGGAGCTTAAAGAGCTTCCTGCCGAAACCAGCGATAAATTGCGGAAGGTAGAAATTTCGGCAAATATTGGAACACCGAAAGACGTCAAAGGTGCCATTGAAAACGGAGCAGAAGGCGTGGGCCTTTATCGTACTGAGTTTTTATACATGGATCGCGAAACACTTCCGACAGAGGAAGAACAATTTAATGCATATAGAGAAGTAATTGAAAAAATGGCTCCAAGGCCTATTATTATAAGAACACTAGACATTGGCGGAGATAAGAAACTAACATATCTTGACATGCCTGAAGAACTCAATCCATTTTTAGGTTGGCGAGCTATTCGCATGTGTTTGGATAGACCTAGCATACTTAAGACTCAGCTTAGAGCAATTCTAAGGGCTAGCGCTTATGGAAATGCTAAAATTATGTATCCCATGGTATCTGGCACCGAAGAAGTCCGCAGAGCTAATGCGATTTTAAATGAAGCAAAGCAAGAACTGAAAGCCGAAGGAATACCTTTTGATGAAAATCTAGAAGTCGGTATAATGGTAGAAATACCATCAGCGGCTATTACGGCTGATATTCTGGCCAAGGAAGTGGATTTCTTCAGTATCGGAACTAATGATTTAATCCAATATACCTTAGCAGTAGACCGCATGAATGAACATATATCATATTTATATGAGCCTCTTCATCCGGCAGTGCTAAGACTTATTAAAAATGTCATTGATGCTTCGCATAAAGCAGGTAAATGGACCGGCATGTGCGGTGAAATGGCGGGGGATACCTCGGCAACGGCTATTCTTTTAGGTATGGGATTGGATGAGTTTTCTATGAGTGCATCCTCAATACCGCAAGTTAAGAAAATAATCCGATCTCTTACGTATGATGAGGCCAAACAAATTGCCGAAAAGGCACTATCAATGAATGAAGCGGATGAAATAAGGAATATGGTGAATAAAGCCTTAGCAAAGATTATATAA
- a CDS encoding AEC family transporter: MAIIKASESILSIMLMILLGSFLNSRHWFDGDCPNLLVKLVVNISLPALMIYNMMSNFGKDDLLTAGNALIVPSLSMLLCYLMSIFVAHILNINSSRRGAFRSMFFNSNTIFMGLPINMALFGEKSLPYVLFYYVVNSFFFWTLGVSEIKKDGTANGTHTPAKAVFSIDTVRKILSPPLIGLLAALMLILLNINLPDFLMDTLKNLGNLTTPLSMIFIGITISAVNIRNIRFNKEMAALLMGRFIIAPLTILLLSNVFYIPKLMRDVFVIQAAMPVMTNTAIISKAYGADSEYVAIMITLTTLAILLVIPLYMFVLNYI, translated from the coding sequence TTGGCTATAATAAAAGCAAGTGAAAGTATTCTAAGTATAATGCTTATGATTTTACTGGGAAGTTTTTTAAACTCTAGACACTGGTTTGATGGCGACTGTCCCAACCTTTTGGTAAAGCTGGTTGTTAATATATCTTTACCCGCTCTTATGATATATAATATGATGAGCAACTTCGGAAAAGATGACCTCTTAACTGCAGGCAATGCACTTATAGTCCCTTCGTTATCTATGCTTTTGTGTTATTTAATGAGCATATTTGTTGCACATATCCTCAATATTAATTCTAGCAGGCGCGGGGCCTTTCGTTCCATGTTTTTTAATTCAAATACTATATTTATGGGACTGCCAATAAATATGGCCCTATTTGGTGAAAAAAGCCTGCCATATGTACTTTTTTATTATGTGGTTAACTCCTTCTTTTTTTGGACACTGGGTGTTTCTGAAATAAAAAAAGACGGAACAGCAAATGGCACACATACACCTGCTAAGGCTGTTTTTTCCATAGACACGGTAAGAAAAATTCTTTCACCACCGCTTATAGGTTTATTAGCAGCTCTTATGTTAATTCTATTAAATATCAATCTTCCGGATTTTCTTATGGATACTCTTAAAAATCTGGGTAACCTTACAACGCCTCTGTCTATGATTTTTATAGGAATCACAATCAGTGCCGTAAATATACGCAATATAAGATTTAATAAAGAAATGGCCGCACTGCTAATGGGTCGTTTTATAATTGCACCGTTGACCATTCTTCTTTTATCTAATGTATTTTATATTCCAAAGCTTATGAGAGATGTTTTTGTTATACAGGCAGCTATGCCGGTTATGACAAACACAGCTATTATCTCAAAAGCATATGGAGCCGATAGCGAATATGTAGCAATAATGATTACACTCACAACTTTGGCAATTCTCTTGGTTATACCACTATACATGTTTGTCTTAAATTACATATAA